The genomic stretch CTCAGTTGGGACAGGCGGTAGCTTTACATACGGAAGGTGACCGTTTGAAATTTATCAATTGTCGTATCTTGGGTAATCAGGACACTATTTATACCGGTGCTAAATTTACCCGTCTTTATTTTAAAGATTGTTATATTGATGGTACTACTGACTTTATTTTCGGTCCTTCCACCGCTTTATTTGAAGATTGTATTATTCACAGTAAACGCAATTCGTATGTAACGGCTGCTTCTACTCCGAAAGAGGCTAAATATGGATATGTCTTTAAGCACTGTAAGCTGACGGCAGAACCGGGAGTTGATAAAGTGTATTTAGGTCGTCCTTGGCGTCCATATGCTTATACCTTATTTATAGAATGTGAGTTGGGGAAACATATTGTTTCTGCCGGATGGCACAATTGGGGCAAGCAGTCTAATGAAGAAACAGCCCGTTATATGGAATATAAAAATACCGGTGAGGGCGCAAATGCTTCGGAAAGGGTGGCATGGAGCAAACAGTTAACAAAGAAAGAAGCTGAGGCGGTGACGGTCGATGCTATTTTTCGTACTCAAAGTAATTGGAATCCAATAGACTAG from Phocaeicola dorei encodes the following:
- a CDS encoding pectinesterase family protein — its product is MRKVLGLLLLLVAVSGTWAQERQDTIVVSRDGTGNFRTLQEAIESARAFMDYTVTIYVRNGVYKEKVIVPSWVENIDIIGEDRDKTIITYDDHANINKMGTFRTYTVKVEGSDITFKNLTIENNAAQLGQAVALHTEGDRLKFINCRILGNQDTIYTGAKFTRLYFKDCYIDGTTDFIFGPSTALFEDCIIHSKRNSYVTAASTPKEAKYGYVFKHCKLTAEPGVDKVYLGRPWRPYAYTLFIECELGKHIVSAGWHNWGKQSNEETARYMEYKNTGEGANASERVAWSKQLTKKEAEAVTVDAIFRTQSNWNPID